tcGTGGTGATTAgcgttcaatccttctccgtgcgagAGGAGGCATAAATCTGTCTGTTTTTTAGAACTTGGGGTCGCAAATGCACGTTCTACGATCGCACGGAAGGCGGGCCAAAGGGCGTGTGTCACCTACCCATGCACCCCGCGTTCTGCGAGCGAGCCAGGAATGCCATGATCACGGCAGCCAGGACCCGCGGGTATCGGTACCATGAGACTGGCACTGCGGTCGTTATACAGGGACCTAGGTAAATCAAATGCCTTCCTCTTCAATAGATTTACTAAAAAATACAGgacataattttctttaaaaaaaacagctgATCATCCCTTTGATTTTCACAGGACTGCCAGAATAGCGTGTTTTTCCTGATTCTCCTCTCAATTTCCAGATTCTCGAGCAGAGCCGAGAGTTTGATGCACCGTCAGTGGGGCGGCCATCTTGTAAACATGACGACAGTACCTGAGGtatttgcttagaatttttttaatgtcttgCATTAATTCCTTCTTACAGAGGATTAATCACTTCTAGGTAGGTACAAAGTGTTTTGacaaatatgttaacttaagtaaaacatcaaaaaaacatattttgaatttCCCGCAACTCGTCGAAGCATTTaccttatgttatttttattcaggtTGTATTAGCAAAGGAAGCAGGCTTGAGTTACGCGGCCGTCGCTCTCGTCACCGACTACGACTGCTGGAGGGAGAACGAGACGTCTGTGAGTACTGTACTTTTGTCATTCAAAATTAATCCCATGTGCATCACATCATATCGCATATTAATGAATTAGTTAGTATGAGACAAGTTGCATAAGGCAGAtgggtcaggcgccttcttgtaggtcatgtaacgtacggtaggcgtgaccaAAAACGGTCAGGCACTATTAAACTAACTTCTATGACATACCTATCGAAGAATAATGATGATTGGTGatttggttttataaataatagacgGGTCCCAAAGATGGCGTACCTATAAGGGCAGagctagtaacattcctcgtccctcaaacacccgcattttggcgtgctacttTTTTAAGAAGATATTGCGTTATGAAATCTGCGCTAGTCTTTTGTTCTCCATAGTTTGCTCAGACTAGCCGCCATAAGTTTGGCTCGATATATCATAAACTATTAACTACATATTTCAATGTTCTTTATTCTTGTTGCAGGTGTCAGTAAGCGAAGTGCTAGCGATGTTCGCTAAGAATGTGAAGAAGGCAGCTGACGTCATCATTGATGCTGTGCAGGTATTGGCTGCGGAAACCGACCGCCAATACTTGAGTGCACATCAAGTAAGTCCCTATGTTATATATCTCTGCCTATAGCTATGTTGAGATCGACTTACAGTCTCACCAGATGCAGAACCAGTGTTTATAGGAGCGACTGCTTagctgacctccacaacccagtcgCCCGGACAACTTAACACCTCTTGGTAACACTGGTTATCAGACTgtctgggccccgattctcctaattttacttaagcgtcatacgattcacgttcgactcgattcgactgaggtccaatcccgtctcgattacgattgaagcgtatgtggcattccgctattttttctttgaaataaacatttttatccttttctgtcattcaataatgaatcattttgtctgcaaatgatttacgattgcaaaatgattgtacagcaaactaccgtatagaccaaaatcaccaaaatagcagaccaatcgcacaccaatcaaatgtcaatcgaatacgattggtcttttaaaatagtagcagaatgcccgatatggttaaaactgctattgcgatcatattcgattcgatttctattcgattttgacaatattaacttaggagaatcgggcccctggcttctgactaccgcaCGGaaaaactcgtcatgacaagttGTGATGGATATCCATGGGCCGACCGCGCCAAACGTTACTTAGCCTTATGATGGTTAAAACGCTTTTATGGAACCAATTTCGTCCTGTTGCCATTTCCATTAGTTAGAGACTTACTAGTAAAATTTTCAAACGTTTGCTTTCATAATATGTATCTTATTCGGATGAGCCGTTTATGAAATCAGTAATTATTAcaatgtgttattttatttgttacaggaACAAGTATCTTCTGCTATAATGCTGAAGGAATAATCTTCGCGCCAAAGAAACCATAGAATTAAGCAAAACCAGTAATTTCCATAATATTATAACACTATACTTACACACGTTAATTTTTAGAGTTATGCccaattcgtcattttagtgattaggcatccataaaaaacgtgtcccagttggtca
This genomic window from Helicoverpa zea isolate HzStark_Cry1AcR chromosome 24, ilHelZeax1.1, whole genome shotgun sequence contains:
- the LOC124642410 gene encoding S-methyl-5'-thioadenosine phosphorylase, with amino-acid sequence MGDSPAIKIGIIGGSGFDDPTLFENQVEREVTTPFGKPSDVLIEGQIKGVPCVLLARHGRKHQFQPSDVNYRANIWALKQVGCTHILATTATGSLVEEYKPGDLVILNDFIDRTWGRKCTFYDRTEGGPKGVCHLPMHPAFCERARNAMITAARTRGYRYHETGTAVVIQGPRFSSRAESLMHRQWGGHLVNMTTVPEVVLAKEAGLSYAAVALVTDYDCWRENETSVSVSEVLAMFAKNVKKAADVIIDAVQVLAAETDRQYLSAHQEQVSSAIMLKE